From a region of the Garciella nitratireducens DSM 15102 genome:
- a CDS encoding aminopeptidase encodes MDDSLLEKYARLIVKSGLNLQKNQILVISCPIEGAEFARKVAEIAFKEGAEDVIMNWGDEKLSKIRYLYAPERVFEEFPEWRKQFYLSYAGKGAAFLSIAASDPELMKEVDPDRLAKASKTSNIALKEYSERIMSNQNTWCVVSIPTEAWAKKVFPECSKEDAEEKLWETIFKTVRVDQEDPVAAWKEHKNNLKKRMEFLNQHQFKTLHYKNSLGTDLMVELPEGHLWSGGSDTTPEGLEFIANIPTEEVYTLPKKTGVNGKVISTKPLNYNGNLIDEFTLVFKEGKVIDFSAKKGYETLKNLLETDSGACYLGEVALVPYDSPISQSGILFYNTLFDENASCHLAFGKAYPTCLKEGEKMNQEELEKAGVNNSLIHVDFMVGSKDLQIIGTNSKGEEIQIFRDGNFAFE; translated from the coding sequence ATGGACGATAGTTTATTAGAAAAATATGCAAGGTTGATTGTAAAATCAGGACTCAATCTTCAGAAGAATCAGATTCTTGTAATTAGTTGTCCAATTGAAGGAGCAGAGTTTGCAAGAAAAGTAGCAGAAATTGCTTTTAAAGAAGGAGCAGAAGATGTAATTATGAATTGGGGAGATGAAAAACTTTCTAAAATCAGATATCTTTATGCACCGGAGCGAGTTTTTGAAGAATTTCCAGAATGGAGAAAACAATTTTATTTATCTTATGCTGGTAAGGGAGCTGCTTTTTTAAGCATTGCAGCTTCTGATCCTGAATTAATGAAAGAGGTAGATCCTGACCGGCTAGCAAAAGCAAGTAAAACTAGTAATATTGCTTTGAAAGAATATAGTGAAAGAATAATGTCTAATCAAAATACTTGGTGTGTGGTATCTATTCCTACTGAGGCTTGGGCAAAAAAGGTTTTTCCGGAATGTTCTAAAGAGGATGCAGAAGAAAAACTGTGGGAAACCATTTTTAAAACTGTTCGAGTAGATCAAGAGGATCCTGTAGCAGCTTGGAAAGAACATAAAAATAATTTAAAGAAAAGAATGGAGTTTTTAAATCAACATCAATTTAAAACCCTTCATTATAAAAATTCTTTAGGAACAGATTTAATGGTAGAATTACCAGAAGGGCATTTATGGAGTGGGGGATCGGATACGACTCCAGAGGGATTAGAGTTTATTGCCAATATTCCTACAGAAGAAGTTTATACTTTACCCAAAAAAACGGGAGTGAATGGAAAAGTTATTAGTACCAAGCCTCTAAATTATAATGGAAATTTAATTGATGAATTTACTTTAGTTTTTAAAGAAGGAAAAGTGATAGATTTTTCTGCGAAGAAAGGATATGAAACTCTTAAAAATTTGTTAGAAACGGATTCAGGCGCTTGTTATTTAGGAGAAGTTGCTTTAGTTCCTTATGATTCACCCATTTCCCAATCTGGTATTTTATTTTATAATACTTTATTTGATGAAAATGCTTCTTGTCATTTAGCTTTTGGAAAAGCTTATCCTACTTGCCTGAAAGAGGGAGAAAAAATGAATCAAGAGGAGTTAGAAAAGGCTGGAGTTAATAATTCTTTGATTCATGTAGATTTTATGGTAGGAAGTAAGGATCTTCAAATTATTGGAACTAATTCTAAAGGGGAAGAAATACAAATCTTTAGAGATGGAAATTTTGCTTTTGAATAA
- a CDS encoding DUF4230 domain-containing protein: protein MIFVKRKPSIIFIFLLVLFLIFFLILYPFKTKTKENTDMETLEKRILSLGEFTTVEYHYKDILHYQNTKELKGIELPFSNKSLLILYEGYIKAGVDLHDVSIHVGKEKNITLKLKKAHFTDNVINEEKIQVYDEKSGLFNPLRLEEIFDLLKKEKKKKQEKLKKEGFLEEANKKAEKLLIPLLKEMGFEKITIQFQS from the coding sequence ATGATCTTTGTAAAAAGAAAACCATCCATTATTTTTATCTTTTTACTTGTTTTATTCTTAATATTTTTTTTAATTTTATATCCTTTTAAAACAAAAACTAAAGAAAATACAGATATGGAAACTTTAGAAAAAAGAATTCTATCTCTAGGAGAATTTACTACAGTAGAATATCACTATAAAGATATTCTTCATTATCAAAATACAAAAGAATTAAAAGGAATTGAACTTCCCTTTTCTAATAAATCTCTTTTAATCCTATATGAAGGCTATATTAAAGCAGGAGTAGATTTGCATGATGTTTCTATTCATGTAGGGAAGGAAAAAAATATTACATTAAAACTAAAAAAAGCTCATTTTACGGATAATGTTATTAATGAAGAAAAAATACAAGTCTACGATGAAAAATCAGGACTATTTAATCCTTTAAGATTAGAGGAAATATTTGATTTATTAAAAAAAGAAAAGAAAAAGAAGCAAGAAAAATTAAAAAAAGAAGGATTTTTAGAAGAAGCGAATAAAAAAGCAGAAAAACTTTTAATTCCTTTACTAAAAGAAATGGGATTTGAAAAAATTACTATTCAATTTCAAAGCTAA